Proteins from one Ranitomeya variabilis isolate aRanVar5 chromosome 1, aRanVar5.hap1, whole genome shotgun sequence genomic window:
- the PGAM5 gene encoding serine/threonine-protein phosphatase PGAM5, mitochondrial isoform X3 — translation MPMGSAGSGGRSRRSSLVYREPMSLVNLSKINGESGEEELNLHLTKHKAKATRHIFLIRHSQYKLEGKTDADRVLTSLGREQAELTGQRLSNLGFKYSQIVHSSMTRAKETMEIISKYLPGVQKSSSDLLREGAPIRPDPPVCHWKPDVEQYYEDGPRIEAAFRNYIHRAEPKQEEDSYEIIICHANVIRYIVCRALQLPPEAWLRMSLNNGSITYLVVRPSGNVSLRMLGDSGFMPPEKISRT, via the exons ATGCCTATGGGCTCAGCTGGCTCTGGTGGGCGGAGTCGTAGGAGCAGCCTTGTGTA TCGAGAGCCAATGTCTCTGGTCAATTTGAGCAAGATCAATGGTGAATCGGGAGAGGAGGAGCTCAATTTGCATCTGACTAAGCACAAGGCAAAAGCCACTCGTCACATCTTCCTTATAAGACATTCACAATACAAACTGGAAGGCAAGACCGATGCGGACAGGGTTCTTACCTCCCTCG GTCGTGAACAGGCTGAGCTGACTGGGCAGCGGTTATCAAATCTAGGATTTAAATACAGCCAAATAGTTCATTCATCTATGACTAGAGCCAAAGAGACAATGGAAATTATCAGCAAATACCTGCCAG GTGTGCAAAAATCTAGCTCTGACTTACTTCGTGAAGGAGCTCCCATTAGGCCCGATCCCCCGGTCTGTCACTGGAAACCAGATGTTGAG CAGTATTATGAAGATGGACCCCGCATTGAGGCTGCATTCAGGAATTACATTCACCGAGCTGAACCGAAACAAGAAGAGGATAGTTATGAGATCATTATTTGCCATGCTAACGTCATACGTTATATTGTGTGCAG GGCCTTGCAGCTGCCCCCTGAAGCCTGGCTCCGCATGTCACTAAACAATGGCAGCATTACTTATTTGGTGGTCCGTCCCAGTGGGAATGTCTCTTTGAGGATGCTTGGTGACTCTGGCTTTATGCCTCCAGAAAAAATCAGCCGAACATAA
- the PGAM5 gene encoding serine/threonine-protein phosphatase PGAM5, mitochondrial isoform X4 — MRPPREPMSLVNLSKINGESGEEELNLHLTKHKAKATRHIFLIRHSQYKLEGKTDADRVLTSLGREQAELTGQRLSNLGFKYSQIVHSSMTRAKETMEIISKYLPGVQKSSSDLLREGAPIRPDPPVCHWKPDVEQYYEDGPRIEAAFRNYIHRAEPKQEEDSYEIIICHANVIRYIVCRALQLPPEAWLRMSLNNGSITYLVVRPSGNVSLRMLGDSGFMPPEKISRT, encoded by the exons ATGAGACCACC TCGAGAGCCAATGTCTCTGGTCAATTTGAGCAAGATCAATGGTGAATCGGGAGAGGAGGAGCTCAATTTGCATCTGACTAAGCACAAGGCAAAAGCCACTCGTCACATCTTCCTTATAAGACATTCACAATACAAACTGGAAGGCAAGACCGATGCGGACAGGGTTCTTACCTCCCTCG GTCGTGAACAGGCTGAGCTGACTGGGCAGCGGTTATCAAATCTAGGATTTAAATACAGCCAAATAGTTCATTCATCTATGACTAGAGCCAAAGAGACAATGGAAATTATCAGCAAATACCTGCCAG GTGTGCAAAAATCTAGCTCTGACTTACTTCGTGAAGGAGCTCCCATTAGGCCCGATCCCCCGGTCTGTCACTGGAAACCAGATGTTGAG CAGTATTATGAAGATGGACCCCGCATTGAGGCTGCATTCAGGAATTACATTCACCGAGCTGAACCGAAACAAGAAGAGGATAGTTATGAGATCATTATTTGCCATGCTAACGTCATACGTTATATTGTGTGCAG GGCCTTGCAGCTGCCCCCTGAAGCCTGGCTCCGCATGTCACTAAACAATGGCAGCATTACTTATTTGGTGGTCCGTCCCAGTGGGAATGTCTCTTTGAGGATGCTTGGTGACTCTGGCTTTATGCCTCCAGAAAAAATCAGCCGAACATAA
- the PGAM5 gene encoding serine/threonine-protein phosphatase PGAM5, mitochondrial isoform X2, protein MYLRRVLIGGSAAATAAIFAAVAVGKNGGDATLSVPAAATGRWDRNWDRREPMSLVNLSKINGESGEEELNLHLTKHKAKATRHIFLIRHSQYKLEGKTDADRVLTSLGREQAELTGQRLSNLGFKYSQIVHSSMTRAKETMEIISKYLPGVQKSSSDLLREGAPIRPDPPVCHWKPDVEYYEDGPRIEAAFRNYIHRAEPKQEEDSYEIIICHANVIRYIVCRALQLPPEAWLRMSLNNGSITYLVVRPSGNVSLRMLGDSGFMPPEKISRT, encoded by the exons ATGTATCTACGTAGAGTTTTAATAGGCGGATCTGCCGCCGCCACCGCCGCAATCTTTGCAGCAGTAGCAGTAGGGAAAAACGGAGGAGACGCTACTCTGTCGGTGCCTGCAGCAGCAACCGGGCGATGGGATCGAAACTGGGATCG TCGAGAGCCAATGTCTCTGGTCAATTTGAGCAAGATCAATGGTGAATCGGGAGAGGAGGAGCTCAATTTGCATCTGACTAAGCACAAGGCAAAAGCCACTCGTCACATCTTCCTTATAAGACATTCACAATACAAACTGGAAGGCAAGACCGATGCGGACAGGGTTCTTACCTCCCTCG GTCGTGAACAGGCTGAGCTGACTGGGCAGCGGTTATCAAATCTAGGATTTAAATACAGCCAAATAGTTCATTCATCTATGACTAGAGCCAAAGAGACAATGGAAATTATCAGCAAATACCTGCCAG GTGTGCAAAAATCTAGCTCTGACTTACTTCGTGAAGGAGCTCCCATTAGGCCCGATCCCCCGGTCTGTCACTGGAAACCAGATGTTGAG TATTATGAAGATGGACCCCGCATTGAGGCTGCATTCAGGAATTACATTCACCGAGCTGAACCGAAACAAGAAGAGGATAGTTATGAGATCATTATTTGCCATGCTAACGTCATACGTTATATTGTGTGCAG GGCCTTGCAGCTGCCCCCTGAAGCCTGGCTCCGCATGTCACTAAACAATGGCAGCATTACTTATTTGGTGGTCCGTCCCAGTGGGAATGTCTCTTTGAGGATGCTTGGTGACTCTGGCTTTATGCCTCCAGAAAAAATCAGCCGAACATAA
- the PGAM5 gene encoding serine/threonine-protein phosphatase PGAM5, mitochondrial isoform X1, giving the protein MYLRRVLIGGSAAATAAIFAAVAVGKNGGDATLSVPAAATGRWDRNWDRREPMSLVNLSKINGESGEEELNLHLTKHKAKATRHIFLIRHSQYKLEGKTDADRVLTSLGREQAELTGQRLSNLGFKYSQIVHSSMTRAKETMEIISKYLPGVQKSSSDLLREGAPIRPDPPVCHWKPDVEQYYEDGPRIEAAFRNYIHRAEPKQEEDSYEIIICHANVIRYIVCRALQLPPEAWLRMSLNNGSITYLVVRPSGNVSLRMLGDSGFMPPEKISRT; this is encoded by the exons ATGTATCTACGTAGAGTTTTAATAGGCGGATCTGCCGCCGCCACCGCCGCAATCTTTGCAGCAGTAGCAGTAGGGAAAAACGGAGGAGACGCTACTCTGTCGGTGCCTGCAGCAGCAACCGGGCGATGGGATCGAAACTGGGATCG TCGAGAGCCAATGTCTCTGGTCAATTTGAGCAAGATCAATGGTGAATCGGGAGAGGAGGAGCTCAATTTGCATCTGACTAAGCACAAGGCAAAAGCCACTCGTCACATCTTCCTTATAAGACATTCACAATACAAACTGGAAGGCAAGACCGATGCGGACAGGGTTCTTACCTCCCTCG GTCGTGAACAGGCTGAGCTGACTGGGCAGCGGTTATCAAATCTAGGATTTAAATACAGCCAAATAGTTCATTCATCTATGACTAGAGCCAAAGAGACAATGGAAATTATCAGCAAATACCTGCCAG GTGTGCAAAAATCTAGCTCTGACTTACTTCGTGAAGGAGCTCCCATTAGGCCCGATCCCCCGGTCTGTCACTGGAAACCAGATGTTGAG CAGTATTATGAAGATGGACCCCGCATTGAGGCTGCATTCAGGAATTACATTCACCGAGCTGAACCGAAACAAGAAGAGGATAGTTATGAGATCATTATTTGCCATGCTAACGTCATACGTTATATTGTGTGCAG GGCCTTGCAGCTGCCCCCTGAAGCCTGGCTCCGCATGTCACTAAACAATGGCAGCATTACTTATTTGGTGGTCCGTCCCAGTGGGAATGTCTCTTTGAGGATGCTTGGTGACTCTGGCTTTATGCCTCCAGAAAAAATCAGCCGAACATAA